One genomic segment of Clostridium saccharoperbutylacetonicum N1-4(HMT) includes these proteins:
- a CDS encoding glutamate-5-semialdehyde dehydrogenase, producing MSKLVSMGQNAKEASYELGISSTKEKDTALIFMAEELIKAKEDIVKANEIDLEAARIKGTSEAMLDRLALNYERIESMADGLKDVVKLQDPIGEVISMWQRPNGLQIGQKRVPLGVIGIIYEARPNVTCDAAGLCLKTGNAVILRGGSEAINSNKAVVNALVKGIERAGLPKGCVQLVEDTTREVATEMMKLNEFIDVLIPRGGAGLIQSVLKNATVPVIETGTGNCHIYVDEDCDFEMAKNIAVNAKASRPSVCNAAEKLLVNEKIANIFLPIVVKELRENGVAVRGDEAAQAIIDDLEKTNEEDWGKEYLDYIMAVKIVKDVDEAINHINKYGTGHSEAIITESYKNSQKFLQKVDAAAVYVNASTRFTDGSEFGFGAEIGISTQKLHARGPMGLKELTTIKYIIYGNGQIR from the coding sequence ATGAGTAAATTAGTAAGCATGGGGCAAAATGCAAAAGAGGCATCATATGAATTAGGTATTTCATCAACAAAAGAAAAAGATACTGCATTAATCTTTATGGCTGAGGAATTAATTAAGGCTAAGGAAGATATAGTAAAAGCCAATGAAATTGATCTAGAAGCTGCACGAATAAAAGGTACATCAGAAGCAATGTTGGATAGATTAGCATTAAATTATGAAAGAATTGAAAGTATGGCAGATGGATTAAAGGATGTAGTAAAGCTGCAAGATCCAATAGGAGAAGTAATTTCAATGTGGCAAAGGCCTAATGGTTTGCAAATAGGGCAAAAGAGAGTTCCACTAGGCGTTATAGGGATAATTTATGAAGCTAGACCTAATGTGACTTGTGATGCAGCTGGACTTTGTTTAAAGACTGGAAATGCAGTTATATTAAGAGGAGGTAGTGAAGCTATTAATTCTAATAAAGCTGTAGTTAATGCTTTAGTTAAAGGAATTGAGAGAGCCGGATTGCCAAAAGGATGTGTTCAACTTGTTGAAGACACAACTAGAGAAGTTGCTACTGAAATGATGAAATTAAATGAATTCATAGATGTTCTTATTCCAAGAGGAGGAGCGGGATTAATACAATCAGTTCTTAAAAATGCTACAGTTCCAGTAATAGAAACAGGAACCGGAAATTGTCATATATATGTAGATGAAGACTGTGATTTTGAAATGGCAAAAAATATTGCAGTTAATGCAAAAGCATCAAGGCCTTCAGTTTGTAATGCAGCAGAAAAGTTGCTCGTAAATGAAAAAATAGCTAATATTTTTTTACCAATTGTTGTTAAGGAGCTTAGAGAAAATGGCGTTGCTGTTAGAGGTGATGAAGCCGCACAAGCTATAATTGATGACCTTGAAAAAACTAATGAAGAGGATTGGGGAAAAGAATATTTAGATTATATAATGGCAGTAAAAATAGTAAAAGATGTAGATGAAGCAATTAACCATATCAATAAATATGGAACAGGACATTCAGAAGCAATTATCACTGAAAGTTATAAGAATTCTCAAAAATTCTTACAGAAGGTAGATGCAGCAGCTGTATACGTAAATGCATCAACAAGATTTACAGATGGCTCTGAATTTGGTTTTGGAGCTGAAATAGGTATAAGTACTCAAAAGTTACATGCGAGAGGTCCAATGGGTCTTAAAGAATTAACAACAATAAAATATATTATCTATGGAAATGGACAAATAAGATAA
- the mgsA gene encoding methylglyoxal synthase, with protein MKIALIAHDKKKEDIIEFAKKYKDTLAKYDLVATGTTGKKISEATGLEVKRYLSGPYGGDQQLGGRIAEGKIDLVIFFTDPLTAQPHEPDVNALLRVCNVHNVAVVTNVKTAELVIKEF; from the coding sequence ATGAAAATTGCTTTAATAGCTCATGACAAAAAGAAAGAGGATATAATTGAATTTGCAAAAAAATATAAAGATACACTAGCTAAGTATGACTTGGTTGCAACTGGAACAACAGGAAAAAAGATATCAGAAGCAACTGGATTAGAAGTTAAAAGATACTTATCTGGACCATATGGAGGAGATCAACAGTTGGGGGGACGTATTGCAGAAGGGAAAATAGATTTAGTAATATTTTTTACAGATCCTTTAACTGCACAACCACATGAACCAGATGTAAATGCATTGCTTAGAGTGTGTAATGTACATAATGTTGCAGTTGTTACTAATGTAAAAACTGCTGAATTAGTGATCAAAGAATTTTAA
- the carA gene encoding glutamine-hydrolyzing carbamoyl-phosphate synthase small subunit, with the protein MKAKLILENGMVFEGKAFGYLKESVGEVVFTTGMTGYQEVLTDPSYYGQIVTMTYPLIGNYGINLEDMESDSVKVRGFIVREKCSMPSNFRCELELDDFLKQGKVIGLEGIDTRALTKVLRNSGTMRGIIALEDLEDEYIKEKIVGFSTKEAVKTVTTSKSYTVDGNGKHVAIMDFGIKTNIIRNFKKRGCKLTVFPATATAEEVLNVNPDLVFLSNGPGDPEDLDFAIENIKKLVGKKPITGICLGHQLLGLALGGKTAKLKFGHRGCNHPVKDLEANLVHITSQNHGYVVEKLPDDMEITHVNINDGTVEGMKHKTLPIYSVQFHPEASAGPKDSEYIFDRFLEYAL; encoded by the coding sequence ATGAAGGCAAAGCTTATATTAGAAAATGGTATGGTTTTTGAAGGTAAAGCTTTTGGATATCTAAAAGAAAGCGTTGGAGAAGTAGTATTTACAACGGGTATGACAGGTTATCAAGAAGTACTTACAGATCCATCTTATTACGGACAAATAGTAACTATGACTTACCCTTTAATAGGTAACTACGGAATTAACCTTGAAGATATGGAATCAGATTCAGTTAAGGTTAGAGGGTTTATTGTAAGAGAAAAATGTAGTATGCCAAGTAATTTTAGATGTGAATTAGAACTTGATGACTTTTTAAAACAAGGGAAAGTTATTGGACTCGAAGGAATAGACACAAGAGCACTTACTAAGGTTTTAAGAAATAGTGGAACGATGAGAGGCATTATTGCTCTTGAAGATTTAGAAGATGAATATATAAAAGAAAAAATTGTAGGTTTTTCTACAAAGGAAGCTGTGAAGACTGTTACAACAAGCAAATCCTATACAGTTGATGGAAATGGAAAACATGTTGCAATTATGGATTTTGGAATAAAAACAAATATAATAAGAAACTTTAAAAAAAGAGGCTGTAAATTAACGGTATTTCCAGCAACGGCTACAGCTGAAGAAGTATTAAATGTTAATCCTGATTTAGTATTTTTATCTAATGGACCTGGAGATCCAGAAGATTTAGATTTTGCTATTGAAAATATAAAGAAATTAGTTGGAAAGAAGCCAATTACAGGTATTTGCTTAGGACATCAATTATTAGGATTAGCGTTAGGTGGTAAAACTGCTAAGTTAAAGTTCGGACACAGAGGATGCAATCATCCAGTTAAAGATTTAGAAGCTAATCTTGTGCATATAACTTCTCAAAATCACGGTTATGTAGTAGAAAAATTGCCAGATGATATGGAAATTACTCATGTAAATATTAATGATGGAACAGTAGAAGGTATGAAGCATAAGACTTTACCAATATATTCAGTTCAATTTCACCCAGAAGCGTCAGCAGGGCCAAAAGACAGTGAATATATATTTGATAGATTCTTAGAATATGCACTTTAG
- the carB gene encoding carbamoyl-phosphate synthase large subunit: MPLNKDIKKVLVIGSGPIVIGQAAEFDYSGTQACEALKSEGIEVVLVNSNPATIMTDKEVADKVYLEPLTLEFVEKVIAKERPDSLLAGMGGQTGLNLAVELHDSGILDKYNVKVIGTSIASIKEGEDRELFRDMMNRIGEPVIKSEIVTDLKSGLDFASKIGYPVIVRPAYTLGGSGGGIANDEEQLETILRLGLQLSTIGQVLLEKSVKGWKEVEYEVMRDSYGNCITVCNMENIDPVGIHTGDSIVVAPSQTLSDKEYQMLRTASINIINAVGIEGGCNVQFSLNPNSFEYAVIEINPRVSRSSALASKATGYPIAKLAAKIALGYGLDEIKNAVTQKTYACFEPTLDYVVVKIPKWPFDKFFGADRELGTKMMATGEIMAIGANFEQAFLKGIRSLEIGKFSLDHKKFKELSMSELKERVMAPDDERIFALAEMLRRDYRIEKINKITGIDMFFLEKIKWIVEEEQRLKLSKIEDLDKEWLYHLKKKGFSDKAIADMLKVSPDDVYRLRDIWNIKPSYKMVDTCGGEFEALSPYYYSTYEQYDEVEVSNNKKVIVIGSGPIRIGQGIEFDYASVHCVKALKKLGVETIIVNNNPETVSTDFDVSDKLYFEPLTEEDVLNIIEKEKPDGVILQFGGQTAIKLANFLKEQNIVTLGTTADQIDMAEDREKFDELLEKLGIARPKGKGIWSLEEGLEEAGRLGFPVLVRPSYVIGGQGMEITHDEEELTYYLENAFAKDKKNPILIDKYLMGREIEVDAISDGENILIPGIMEHLERAGVHSGDSVTMYPSQNISDKIKADVLEYTKKLALGIGIKGMINIQFIEFEGKLYVIEVNPRASRTVPYISKVSGVPIVDLATQVMLGAKLKDLGYGIDVYKEPKLVSVKVPVFSTQKLPNVEVSLGPEMRSTGEVLGVGRNIKEALYKGFVGAYMYPSKEKGKILATINKHDKPEFLPIAKDLAAVGYKFVATTGTCALLREAGIEVEEIRKINEEEPNILDVVKNREVDLVVNTPTKGNDSNRDGFLIRRAAVERNLGVITALDTLRAIADVELEKFDEKNDLEVFNIAE, encoded by the coding sequence ATGCCATTAAATAAAGATATAAAAAAAGTTTTAGTTATAGGATCAGGTCCTATAGTCATAGGTCAAGCGGCTGAGTTTGATTACTCAGGAACTCAAGCTTGTGAAGCATTAAAATCAGAAGGTATAGAAGTTGTACTTGTGAATTCAAATCCAGCTACAATCATGACAGATAAAGAAGTTGCAGATAAGGTTTATTTAGAACCATTAACATTAGAATTTGTTGAAAAAGTTATAGCTAAGGAAAGACCAGATAGCTTACTTGCAGGAATGGGTGGTCAAACAGGACTTAACCTTGCTGTGGAATTGCATGATTCTGGTATATTAGATAAATACAATGTGAAAGTAATAGGAACATCTATTGCATCTATAAAAGAGGGTGAAGATAGAGAACTATTCAGAGATATGATGAATAGAATTGGAGAGCCTGTTATAAAGAGTGAAATTGTAACTGATTTAAAATCTGGATTAGATTTTGCTAGCAAAATTGGATATCCAGTTATAGTAAGACCGGCTTATACATTAGGAGGATCAGGTGGGGGTATCGCTAATGATGAAGAACAACTTGAAACCATATTAAGATTAGGTCTTCAATTAAGTACAATAGGTCAAGTTTTACTTGAAAAGAGTGTTAAGGGTTGGAAAGAAGTAGAGTACGAAGTAATGAGGGACTCTTATGGAAATTGTATTACCGTATGTAATATGGAAAATATAGATCCAGTTGGAATACATACTGGAGACAGTATAGTTGTTGCTCCTTCACAAACTCTTTCAGATAAAGAATATCAAATGCTTAGAACAGCATCAATAAATATAATAAATGCAGTTGGAATCGAAGGTGGATGTAATGTACAGTTTTCATTAAATCCAAATAGTTTTGAATATGCAGTTATAGAAATAAACCCTAGAGTTTCTAGAAGTTCAGCTTTAGCATCAAAAGCAACAGGATATCCAATTGCAAAACTTGCTGCTAAAATAGCTCTTGGATATGGATTAGATGAAATAAAAAATGCTGTTACGCAAAAGACATATGCATGTTTTGAACCAACACTTGATTATGTTGTAGTAAAAATACCAAAATGGCCTTTCGATAAATTCTTTGGTGCTGATAGAGAACTTGGAACAAAGATGATGGCAACTGGTGAGATAATGGCAATCGGTGCTAATTTTGAGCAAGCGTTCTTAAAGGGAATAAGAAGTTTAGAAATAGGGAAATTCTCTTTAGATCATAAGAAGTTCAAAGAATTAAGCATGTCTGAGCTTAAAGAAAGAGTAATGGCTCCAGATGATGAAAGAATTTTTGCATTAGCAGAGATGTTAAGAAGAGACTATAGAATAGAAAAAATAAATAAAATCACTGGAATTGATATGTTCTTCTTAGAAAAAATTAAATGGATTGTTGAAGAAGAGCAAAGGTTGAAATTGAGTAAAATAGAAGATTTAGATAAAGAATGGTTATACCACTTAAAGAAGAAAGGCTTTTCAGACAAGGCTATAGCTGATATGTTAAAAGTTAGTCCTGATGATGTATATAGACTTAGAGATATATGGAATATAAAACCTTCATACAAAATGGTTGATACTTGTGGTGGTGAATTTGAAGCATTATCACCATATTACTACTCAACTTATGAACAATATGATGAAGTAGAAGTATCAAATAATAAGAAGGTAATAGTTATAGGGTCAGGTCCAATAAGAATAGGGCAAGGTATAGAATTTGACTATGCTTCAGTACATTGTGTAAAAGCGTTAAAGAAGCTTGGAGTTGAAACTATAATAGTAAATAATAATCCAGAAACAGTAAGTACTGACTTTGATGTATCAGATAAGTTATACTTTGAACCATTAACTGAAGAAGATGTTTTAAATATAATAGAAAAAGAAAAGCCAGATGGAGTAATACTTCAATTTGGTGGTCAAACAGCTATAAAGCTTGCTAATTTCTTAAAAGAACAAAACATTGTTACTCTAGGAACTACTGCAGATCAAATAGATATGGCTGAGGATAGAGAAAAGTTTGATGAATTACTAGAAAAACTAGGAATAGCAAGACCAAAAGGTAAAGGTATATGGTCACTAGAAGAAGGTTTAGAAGAAGCAGGCAGATTGGGATTCCCAGTACTTGTTAGACCTTCATATGTAATTGGTGGTCAAGGAATGGAAATAACTCATGATGAAGAAGAATTAACATACTATTTAGAAAATGCATTTGCAAAAGATAAGAAAAACCCAATTCTTATAGATAAATACTTAATGGGAAGAGAAATTGAAGTTGATGCGATTTCAGATGGAGAAAATATATTAATACCAGGTATCATGGAACATTTAGAGAGAGCAGGAGTTCACTCTGGAGACAGTGTTACTATGTATCCAAGTCAAAATATATCTGACAAGATAAAAGCTGATGTATTAGAGTATACTAAAAAATTAGCGTTAGGAATTGGCATAAAAGGCATGATAAACATTCAATTCATAGAATTTGAAGGGAAATTATATGTAATTGAAGTTAATCCAAGAGCCTCAAGAACGGTTCCTTATATAAGTAAGGTAAGTGGAGTTCCAATTGTAGATTTAGCTACCCAAGTAATGCTTGGCGCTAAATTAAAAGATTTAGGTTATGGAATAGACGTATATAAAGAACCAAAATTGGTTTCAGTTAAAGTTCCAGTATTCTCAACTCAAAAATTACCTAATGTTGAAGTAAGCTTAGGACCTGAAATGAGATCTACAGGAGAGGTTTTAGGCGTAGGTAGAAATATAAAAGAAGCTTTATACAAGGGATTTGTTGGAGCATATATGTATCCATCAAAGGAAAAGGGAAAAATACTGGCAACAATAAACAAACATGATAAACCAGAATTCTTACCTATAGCAAAAGATCTTGCAGCTGTTGGATATAAATTTGTAGCAACTACAGGTACTTGTGCATTATTGAGAGAAGCAGGCATAGAGGTAGAAGAAATTAGAAAGATTAATGAAGAAGAACCAAATATCTTGGATGTAGTTAAGAATAGAGAAGTTGATCTAGTTGTAAATACACCAACCAAAGGAAATGACTCAAATAGAGATGGGTTCTTAATAAGAAGAGCAGCTGTTGAAAGAAACTTAGGTGTAATTACTGCCTTAGATACATTAAGAGCAATTGCTGATGTAGAACTTGAAAAATTTGATGAAAAAAATGATTTGGAAGTATTTAATATAGCTGAATAG
- a CDS encoding HD-GYP domain-containing protein encodes MRLVPIECIKENSILGKSIYTSNGRCLLKSGLPLTIDTLKKIKEHKIFSLYIIDDYSTAVIEDIIKPELRNKSISIIKETFSHIERISSSHDFKKRNINQYSKQEKKYFKSINKIAEELVENILSNKNVLLSLVDIKNMDDYTYAHSVNVAVISVILGISLNLSRQNLNYLCIGALLHDIGKSFIPSEVLQKPDKLTLEEFELIKKHPRNGYNFLNKIYSLSSHIKLIVLQHHERFDGLGYPSNLSNESISYLARIVSISDIYDALTSDRPYKRAMCPNDSLEYLMSNSGTLFDPNILDVFCKIIIPFPQGTIVSLSNGDIGVVEETIPNFPLRPIVKILQSETPNKVGSKLNLIDTLSVVISNVKYEI; translated from the coding sequence ATGAGGTTAGTTCCTATAGAGTGTATCAAGGAGAATTCAATTTTAGGTAAAAGTATTTATACATCTAATGGTAGATGTCTACTAAAATCTGGACTGCCATTAACTATTGATACATTAAAAAAAATTAAGGAACATAAAATATTTTCTCTCTATATAATTGATGATTATAGCACTGCTGTTATTGAAGATATTATAAAGCCAGAGCTAAGAAATAAATCAATTTCCATAATTAAAGAAACTTTTTCTCATATAGAAAGAATTTCCTCATCCCATGACTTCAAAAAAAGAAATATTAATCAATATTCTAAACAAGAAAAAAAATATTTTAAATCTATCAATAAAATTGCTGAAGAATTAGTAGAAAATATATTATCAAACAAGAATGTGTTATTATCTTTAGTTGATATTAAAAATATGGATGATTACACTTATGCTCATTCTGTTAATGTTGCTGTAATATCAGTTATACTTGGTATTAGTTTAAATTTATCTAGACAAAATTTAAATTACCTTTGTATTGGAGCATTACTTCATGATATAGGGAAATCTTTTATTCCAAGTGAAGTTCTTCAAAAACCAGATAAATTAACTCTAGAAGAATTTGAGCTAATAAAAAAGCATCCACGAAATGGTTATAACTTTTTAAATAAAATTTATAGTTTAAGTTCACATATTAAATTGATAGTTTTACAACATCATGAGAGGTTTGATGGATTGGGCTATCCATCAAACCTTTCTAATGAAAGTATTAGTTATCTAGCTAGAATTGTTAGTATTTCTGATATTTATGATGCACTAACTTCTGATCGACCTTATAAAAGAGCTATGTGTCCAAATGATTCATTAGAATATTTAATGTCTAATTCTGGTACATTATTTGATCCTAATATACTTGATGTATTTTGTAAGATCATTATTCCTTTTCCTCAAGGAACAATAGTAAGCCTTAGTAATGGCGATATAGGAGTAGTTGAGGAAACAATACCCAATTTCCCATTAAGGCCAATAGTAAAGATATTACAAAGTGAGACACCAAACAAAGTTGGTTCAAAGCTTAATTTAATAGATACTCTTTCAGTAGTTATATCAAATGTAAAATACGAAATATAA
- the murI gene encoding glutamate racemase, with protein sequence MDNKDKPIGFFDSGVGGLSVMKEAISIMPNENFVYFGDSKNAPYGTKELEEVKKLTLNAVDFLLDKNVKAIVIACNTATSAAIEDIRDKYSSIIPIIGIEPALKPAVKLNRKGNVIIMATPMTLKEKKFKALMEKYRNEADIISLPCAGLVEFIEQGVLEGEELETYLKQKFKEYLANDINSVVLGCTHYPFVKNALSNVVGSDIPLIDGGEGTAKELKRKLKEKDLVNDSKEKGKIVIYNSLNDNKIIDFCYNLINL encoded by the coding sequence TTGGATAATAAAGATAAACCTATTGGATTTTTTGATTCAGGGGTGGGTGGTTTGAGTGTAATGAAGGAAGCAATTTCTATAATGCCAAACGAAAATTTTGTATATTTTGGAGATTCAAAAAATGCTCCATATGGAACTAAAGAATTGGAAGAAGTTAAAAAACTTACTTTAAATGCAGTAGATTTTTTATTAGATAAAAATGTTAAGGCAATTGTAATAGCGTGTAATACAGCAACTAGTGCTGCAATTGAGGATATTAGAGATAAATATAGTAGCATTATTCCGATAATAGGAATAGAACCAGCTTTAAAACCGGCCGTAAAGCTAAATAGAAAAGGAAATGTTATAATAATGGCAACTCCTATGACGTTAAAAGAAAAAAAGTTTAAAGCCTTAATGGAAAAATATAGGAATGAGGCCGATATAATATCATTACCTTGCGCTGGATTAGTAGAATTCATTGAACAAGGGGTATTAGAAGGTGAAGAATTAGAAACTTACTTAAAACAAAAATTTAAGGAATATTTAGCAAATGATATAAATTCAGTTGTTTTAGGATGTACACATTATCCATTTGTAAAGAATGCATTATCTAATGTTGTTGGAAGTGATATACCACTTATTGATGGTGGTGAAGGGACAGCAAAAGAACTAAAACGAAAGTTAAAGGAGAAGGATTTAGTTAACGATTCAAAGGAAAAAGGAAAAATAGTAATTTATAATTCTTTAAATGATAATAAAATTATAGATTTCTGTTATAATCTAATTAATTTATAA
- a CDS encoding peptidylprolyl isomerase, with product MKNPIITMTMENGGVIKAELYPEIAPNTVRNFVDLINRGFYDGLIFHRVIPGFMIQGGCPEGSGVGGPGYSIKGEFTSNGFKNTLKHSKGVLSMARAMHPDSAGSQFFIMVADAPHLDGQYASFGKVIEGMEVADKIVAQKTDMSDRPYEDQVIKSITVDMQGENLEEPEIIEE from the coding sequence ATGAAAAATCCAATTATTACAATGACTATGGAAAATGGTGGAGTAATTAAAGCAGAATTATACCCTGAAATAGCTCCAAATACAGTGAGAAATTTTGTAGATTTAATTAATAGAGGTTTTTATGATGGATTAATATTCCACAGAGTAATTCCAGGTTTTATGATTCAAGGTGGATGTCCAGAAGGCAGTGGAGTGGGAGGTCCAGGATATTCTATAAAAGGAGAATTTACATCTAATGGATTTAAAAATACTCTAAAGCATTCAAAAGGAGTATTATCAATGGCTAGAGCTATGCATCCAGATTCAGCAGGAAGTCAATTCTTTATAATGGTAGCAGATGCACCACACTTAGATGGACAATATGCATCATTTGGTAAGGTTATTGAAGGAATGGAAGTTGCTGATAAGATTGTGGCTCAAAAGACAGATATGTCAGATAGACCTTATGAAGATCAAGTTATAAAGAGTATTACAGTAGATATGCAAGGTGAGAATTTAGAAGAGCCAGAAATAATTGAAGAATAA
- a CDS encoding DUF3783 domain-containing protein: MAKSKKCVLAYGLSEEEISKIESQNIKVIEIKNNMTSMTLESIVNEKLDENSYDELPLSEKALIFNGFKDEQLKYTIRYIRGFLQGGVLAVSTPQNNKWTFKYLLEHLIEEREWYHTQQKGRK; the protein is encoded by the coding sequence ATGGCTAAAAGTAAGAAATGTGTGTTAGCGTATGGATTAAGTGAAGAAGAAATTAGTAAGATCGAAAGCCAAAATATAAAGGTAATAGAAATAAAAAATAATATGACTTCAATGACCTTAGAAAGTATTGTTAATGAAAAGTTAGATGAAAATTCTTATGATGAATTGCCATTAAGTGAAAAGGCACTAATTTTCAATGGATTTAAAGATGAACAATTGAAATATACCATTAGATATATTAGAGGATTTTTACAAGGTGGTGTATTAGCAGTATCTACACCTCAAAATAATAAATGGACATTTAAGTATTTACTCGAACATTTAATTGAGGAAAGAGAATGGTATCATACACAGCAAAAGGGGAGAAAGTAA
- a CDS encoding helix-turn-helix domain-containing protein, which yields MSRVGENIKQAREKSGMTVKALAKKLGVAEKFLNEVEIGRKVASEGLIDKAAKVLKADLNDISMVVTDEILMEEKKTFKEIPKKNENSELWTDAFSSVLRSVPIYNYSLSNKKGTKEMPVHSNKIDGYPQDKVFYLEIEDDEMNGFRMLKGDIAFAHSIKEVSNNGFFLIDYKGQRKIRQVKVLGNSKVLLVSNAGNLLTETMELKEIEVIAKLEKVEITL from the coding sequence GTGAGTCGTGTAGGAGAAAATATTAAGCAAGCTAGAGAAAAAAGTGGTATGACAGTTAAAGCTTTAGCTAAGAAGCTAGGTGTAGCAGAAAAATTTTTGAATGAAGTTGAAATTGGAAGAAAAGTTGCTTCAGAGGGATTAATAGATAAAGCTGCAAAAGTCTTAAAGGCTGATTTGAATGATATAAGTATGGTTGTAACAGATGAAATTCTTATGGAGGAAAAGAAAACTTTTAAAGAAATTCCAAAGAAAAATGAAAACTCAGAACTTTGGACTGATGCATTTTCATCTGTACTTAGAAGTGTACCGATATATAACTATTCTTTATCAAATAAAAAAGGGACTAAAGAAATGCCAGTTCATTCTAATAAAATTGATGGCTATCCACAAGATAAAGTATTTTATCTTGAAATAGAAGATGATGAAATGAATGGATTTAGAATGTTAAAGGGAGATATTGCTTTTGCTCATAGCATAAAAGAAGTAAGCAATAATGGATTCTTTTTAATTGACTATAAAGGACAAAGAAAAATAAGACAAGTAAAAGTTTTAGGAAATTCAAAAGTACTTTTGGTAAGTAATGCAGGAAATTTACTTACTGAAACTATGGAATTAAAAGAAATAGAGGTAATTGCTAAACTTGAAAAAGTTGAAATTACGCTATAA